A part of Biomphalaria glabrata chromosome 3, xgBioGlab47.1, whole genome shotgun sequence genomic DNA contains:
- the LOC106067511 gene encoding neutral alpha-glucosidase AB isoform X2 — protein MTLSSLWLVVLICTTFGVHKENFRTCDQSGFCKRHRNLQPGISTYVVQPSTLRISKSSLMVDVLNTANNVRFLLQGYGLQHGIFRVKLVEAEPIRERYEIPVGISLVAEPVQEELVYEGEKDGKLVFTLNKNKMIINVNPLRLDFLINDEPVTSLNAQGLLKFEHTRQKQESKKEEAEAADGAAEESKVEEVKTADDEPDMWEETFKGFTDSKPNGPVSVGVDIAFPGFRYVYGIPEHADSFALKTTKNTDPYRLYNLDVFEYDLYNPMALYGHVPFMVAHNEKNTVGVFFQNAAEGWIDIQSNVADKSLFSNLADFVTGKSEVPQTDTHWFFEDGIIDIFVLLGPGPKEIFQQYASLTGNTPLPPLWALAYHQCRWNYNDQEDVRNVDQTMDKFDIPYDVIWLDIEHTDGKKYFTWDGSRFSNSIEMLRNLSSKGRKLVSIVDPHLKRDDNYKVFTDARDKGLLVKNSNGNDFDGWCWPGSSSWPDFLEKHVRDWWADQFLLENYQGSAENLYVWNDMNEPSVFNSPEITFPKDVKHLSGRENREVHNIYAMLVHQATWDGLLKRGNYKERPFVLTRGFFAGTQRSAAVWTGDNMGEWSHLKITVPMMLSLNLAGIHFSGADVGGFFRNPDTELLTRWYQAAIFQPFFRAHAHIDTKRREPYLLPEENMIIARDAIKKRYTYLPLWYLLFHKSEKTGMPPMRPLWTEFPKDSLVFERDDSFILGDAILVRPVVDQGHTTANVYFPAEQMLWYDIDTYKLYHGGHEVTVDAPLSKLPAYQRGGTIVPRKLRARRSASLMYSDPFTLVVCLDKNGKAMGQVYVDDYHSFDYSKGSYALMELSFHNFKLENNVLHKGDGFSTKEWVERVIIAGVNTEPKNVHLIKSDHSRVELGHSYDQNSKVLTIRKPGVNVAEKWIINLH, from the exons ATGACCTTATCAAGTCTTTGGCTAGTTGTGCTTATATGCACCACTTTTGGTGTCCATAAAGAAAATTTCCGCACTTGTGACCAAAGTGGCTTTTGCaa ACGCCATCGCAACCTTCAACCAGGCATTTCTACATACGTGGTCCAACCTTCAACGTTAAGAATTTCCAAGAGCTCTCTTATGGTAGATGTCCTTAACACAGCAAACAATGTTCGCTTCTTGCTACAGGGCTATGGATTACAACATGGAATATTTCGGGTCAAGCTAGTAGAAGCAGAGCCTATCAGGGAAAGATATGAGATACCAGTGGGTATTAGTCTTGTTGCTGAACCAGTGCAGGAGGA ATTGGTGTATGAAGGAGAAAAGGATGGCAAACTTGTCTTCAcgttaaacaaaaataagatgatCATCAACGTGAACCCCCTTAGACTGGATTTCCTGATTAATGATGAGCCTGTCACAAGTTTGAATGCACAGGGACTGCTGAAATTTGAGCACACCAGACAGAAACA AGAGTCTAAGAAGGAAGAGGCAGAGGCCGCTGATGGTGCTGCTGAAGAGTCTAAG GTAGAAGAAGTGAAAACAGCAGATGATGAACCAGACATGTGGGAAGAGACCTTCAAAGGATTCACTGACTCTAAACCTAATG GACCTGTGTCTGTTGGAGTAGACATTGCCTTTCCAGGGTTCCGTTATGTGTATGGCATTCCTGAACATGCTGACTCTTTTGCCTTGAAAacaacaaa GAATACTGACCCCTACAGACTTTATAACCTTGATGTCTTTGAGTATGACCTGTATAACCCTATGGCTCTGTATGGCCATGTACCATTTATGGTTGCTCACAA TGAAAAGAATACTGTTGGTGTATTTTTTCAAAATGCTGCTGAAGGATGGATTGACATTCAATCAAATGTAGCTGATAAG TCCCTGTTTTCCAACTTGGCTGATTTTGTAACTGGTAAAAGTGAAGTGCCCCAGACAGATACCCATTGGTTCTTTGAAGACGGCATCATTGACATCTTTGTCTTGTTGGGACCAGGGCCAAAAGAGATTTTCCAGCAGTATGCTAGTTTAACAGGCAACACACCTCTTCCACCC CTGTGGGCTCTAGCTTACCATCAATGCAGATGGAACTACAATGACCAAGAGGATGTTAGAAA TGTTGATCAAACCATGGACAAGTTTGATATTCCCTACGATGTCATTTGGCTTGACATTGAGCACACTGATGGAAAAAA ATATTTTACCTGGGATGGCAGTCGATTTTCAAACTCTATTGAGATGTTGAGAAATCTTTCTTCCAAAGGTCGTAAACTAGTTAGCATTGTAGACCCTCACTTGAAACGTGATGACAACTATAAAGTTTTTACTGATGCCAGAGACAAAGGTTTACTTGTGAAAAATAGTAACGGGAATGATTTCGATGGCTGGTGTTGGCCAG GGTCATCATCCTGGCCAGATTTTCTGGAAAAGCATGTTCGCGATTGGTGGGCAGATCAGTTCTTACTAGAGAACTATCAAGGCAGTGCAGAGAATCTATATGTTTGGAACGACATGAATGAGCCCTCTGTGTTCAATTCGCCAGAGATCACATTTCCTAAAGATGTGAAACATTTATCTGGTCGGGAAAACCGAGAAGTCCATAACATTTATGCCATGCTTGTG CACCAGGCTACCTGGGATGGTTTACTAAAAAGAGGCAACTACAAGGAACGTCCATTTGTTTTGACTAGAGGATTCTTTGCTGGCACCCAGAGATCAG CTGCTGTATGGACTGGTGATAACATGGGTGAATGGAGCCATTTGAAGATCACTGTACCAATGATGTTGTCTTTGAATCTAGCTGGCATCCACTTCTCAGGAGCTGATGTTGGAGGATTTTTCCGTAACCCAGACACTGAGCTTCTGACTAGATGGTATCAG GCAGCAATTTTCCAGCCTTTTTTCAGAGCGCATGCTCATATTGATACCAAACGCAGAGAACCATACCTCTTACCAGAAGAAAATATGATCATAGCCAGGGATGCCATTAAAAAGAGATATACCTATCTGCCTTTGTGGTATCTGTTGTTTCACAAGTCTGAAAAGACTGGAATGCCTCCAATGAGACCCTTATGGACAGAGTTTCCAAAGGATTCATTAGTCTTTGAAAGAGATGATagttttattttag GGGATGCTATTTTAGTACGACCTGTTGTAGATCAAGGTCACACTACAGCTAATGTTTATTTCCCTGCTGAACAAATG CTTTGGTATGATATAGACACCTATAAACTTTATCATGGTGGCCATGAAGTAACAGTAGATGCTCCTTTATCTAAG TTACCAGCATATCAGCGCGGTGGTACAATAGTCCCAAGAAAATTACGAGCCAGGAGATCTGCTTCTCTCATGTACAGTGATCCATTTACACTGGTGGTGTGTCTGGATAAGAAT GGCAAAGCCATGGGCCAGGTCTATGTAGATGATTATCATTCATTTGATTATTCCAAAGGCAGTTATGCACTAATGGAATTGTCTTTCCACAACTTTAAGTTAGAAAATAA tgtactTCATAAAGGAGATGGCTTCTCTACAAAAGAGTGGGTAGAGCGAGTGATAATTGCTGGTGTTAATACGGAGCCTAAAAATGTTCATCTAATTAAATCAG ATCATAGCAGAGTTGAATTAGGACACAGCTATGATCAGAACAGTAAAGTTTTGACTATCAGAAAGCCTGGTGTCAATGTGGCTGAGAAGTGGATTATCAACTTACATTAA
- the LOC106067511 gene encoding neutral alpha-glucosidase AB isoform X1 has protein sequence MTLSSLWLVVLICTTFGVHKENFRTCDQSGFCKRHRNLQPGISTYVVQPSTLRISKSSLMVDVLNTANNVRFLLQGYGLQHGIFRVKLVEAEPIRERYEIPVGISLVAEPVQEELVYEGEKDGKLVFTLNKNKMIINVNPLRLDFLINDEPVTSLNAQGLLKFEHTRQKQGWFSSLGSSVISLLSQPFRESKKEEAEAADGAAEESKVEEVKTADDEPDMWEETFKGFTDSKPNGPVSVGVDIAFPGFRYVYGIPEHADSFALKTTKNTDPYRLYNLDVFEYDLYNPMALYGHVPFMVAHNEKNTVGVFFQNAAEGWIDIQSNVADKSLFSNLADFVTGKSEVPQTDTHWFFEDGIIDIFVLLGPGPKEIFQQYASLTGNTPLPPLWALAYHQCRWNYNDQEDVRNVDQTMDKFDIPYDVIWLDIEHTDGKKYFTWDGSRFSNSIEMLRNLSSKGRKLVSIVDPHLKRDDNYKVFTDARDKGLLVKNSNGNDFDGWCWPGSSSWPDFLEKHVRDWWADQFLLENYQGSAENLYVWNDMNEPSVFNSPEITFPKDVKHLSGRENREVHNIYAMLVHQATWDGLLKRGNYKERPFVLTRGFFAGTQRSAAVWTGDNMGEWSHLKITVPMMLSLNLAGIHFSGADVGGFFRNPDTELLTRWYQAAIFQPFFRAHAHIDTKRREPYLLPEENMIIARDAIKKRYTYLPLWYLLFHKSEKTGMPPMRPLWTEFPKDSLVFERDDSFILGDAILVRPVVDQGHTTANVYFPAEQMLWYDIDTYKLYHGGHEVTVDAPLSKLPAYQRGGTIVPRKLRARRSASLMYSDPFTLVVCLDKNGKAMGQVYVDDYHSFDYSKGSYALMELSFHNFKLENNVLHKGDGFSTKEWVERVIIAGVNTEPKNVHLIKSDHSRVELGHSYDQNSKVLTIRKPGVNVAEKWIINLH, from the exons ATGACCTTATCAAGTCTTTGGCTAGTTGTGCTTATATGCACCACTTTTGGTGTCCATAAAGAAAATTTCCGCACTTGTGACCAAAGTGGCTTTTGCaa ACGCCATCGCAACCTTCAACCAGGCATTTCTACATACGTGGTCCAACCTTCAACGTTAAGAATTTCCAAGAGCTCTCTTATGGTAGATGTCCTTAACACAGCAAACAATGTTCGCTTCTTGCTACAGGGCTATGGATTACAACATGGAATATTTCGGGTCAAGCTAGTAGAAGCAGAGCCTATCAGGGAAAGATATGAGATACCAGTGGGTATTAGTCTTGTTGCTGAACCAGTGCAGGAGGA ATTGGTGTATGAAGGAGAAAAGGATGGCAAACTTGTCTTCAcgttaaacaaaaataagatgatCATCAACGTGAACCCCCTTAGACTGGATTTCCTGATTAATGATGAGCCTGTCACAAGTTTGAATGCACAGGGACTGCTGAAATTTGAGCACACCAGACAGAAACA GGGCTGGTTCTCTTCACTCGGCTCGTCTGTTATCTCATTACTTTCACAACCTTTCAGAGAGTCTAAGAAGGAAGAGGCAGAGGCCGCTGATGGTGCTGCTGAAGAGTCTAAG GTAGAAGAAGTGAAAACAGCAGATGATGAACCAGACATGTGGGAAGAGACCTTCAAAGGATTCACTGACTCTAAACCTAATG GACCTGTGTCTGTTGGAGTAGACATTGCCTTTCCAGGGTTCCGTTATGTGTATGGCATTCCTGAACATGCTGACTCTTTTGCCTTGAAAacaacaaa GAATACTGACCCCTACAGACTTTATAACCTTGATGTCTTTGAGTATGACCTGTATAACCCTATGGCTCTGTATGGCCATGTACCATTTATGGTTGCTCACAA TGAAAAGAATACTGTTGGTGTATTTTTTCAAAATGCTGCTGAAGGATGGATTGACATTCAATCAAATGTAGCTGATAAG TCCCTGTTTTCCAACTTGGCTGATTTTGTAACTGGTAAAAGTGAAGTGCCCCAGACAGATACCCATTGGTTCTTTGAAGACGGCATCATTGACATCTTTGTCTTGTTGGGACCAGGGCCAAAAGAGATTTTCCAGCAGTATGCTAGTTTAACAGGCAACACACCTCTTCCACCC CTGTGGGCTCTAGCTTACCATCAATGCAGATGGAACTACAATGACCAAGAGGATGTTAGAAA TGTTGATCAAACCATGGACAAGTTTGATATTCCCTACGATGTCATTTGGCTTGACATTGAGCACACTGATGGAAAAAA ATATTTTACCTGGGATGGCAGTCGATTTTCAAACTCTATTGAGATGTTGAGAAATCTTTCTTCCAAAGGTCGTAAACTAGTTAGCATTGTAGACCCTCACTTGAAACGTGATGACAACTATAAAGTTTTTACTGATGCCAGAGACAAAGGTTTACTTGTGAAAAATAGTAACGGGAATGATTTCGATGGCTGGTGTTGGCCAG GGTCATCATCCTGGCCAGATTTTCTGGAAAAGCATGTTCGCGATTGGTGGGCAGATCAGTTCTTACTAGAGAACTATCAAGGCAGTGCAGAGAATCTATATGTTTGGAACGACATGAATGAGCCCTCTGTGTTCAATTCGCCAGAGATCACATTTCCTAAAGATGTGAAACATTTATCTGGTCGGGAAAACCGAGAAGTCCATAACATTTATGCCATGCTTGTG CACCAGGCTACCTGGGATGGTTTACTAAAAAGAGGCAACTACAAGGAACGTCCATTTGTTTTGACTAGAGGATTCTTTGCTGGCACCCAGAGATCAG CTGCTGTATGGACTGGTGATAACATGGGTGAATGGAGCCATTTGAAGATCACTGTACCAATGATGTTGTCTTTGAATCTAGCTGGCATCCACTTCTCAGGAGCTGATGTTGGAGGATTTTTCCGTAACCCAGACACTGAGCTTCTGACTAGATGGTATCAG GCAGCAATTTTCCAGCCTTTTTTCAGAGCGCATGCTCATATTGATACCAAACGCAGAGAACCATACCTCTTACCAGAAGAAAATATGATCATAGCCAGGGATGCCATTAAAAAGAGATATACCTATCTGCCTTTGTGGTATCTGTTGTTTCACAAGTCTGAAAAGACTGGAATGCCTCCAATGAGACCCTTATGGACAGAGTTTCCAAAGGATTCATTAGTCTTTGAAAGAGATGATagttttattttag GGGATGCTATTTTAGTACGACCTGTTGTAGATCAAGGTCACACTACAGCTAATGTTTATTTCCCTGCTGAACAAATG CTTTGGTATGATATAGACACCTATAAACTTTATCATGGTGGCCATGAAGTAACAGTAGATGCTCCTTTATCTAAG TTACCAGCATATCAGCGCGGTGGTACAATAGTCCCAAGAAAATTACGAGCCAGGAGATCTGCTTCTCTCATGTACAGTGATCCATTTACACTGGTGGTGTGTCTGGATAAGAAT GGCAAAGCCATGGGCCAGGTCTATGTAGATGATTATCATTCATTTGATTATTCCAAAGGCAGTTATGCACTAATGGAATTGTCTTTCCACAACTTTAAGTTAGAAAATAA tgtactTCATAAAGGAGATGGCTTCTCTACAAAAGAGTGGGTAGAGCGAGTGATAATTGCTGGTGTTAATACGGAGCCTAAAAATGTTCATCTAATTAAATCAG ATCATAGCAGAGTTGAATTAGGACACAGCTATGATCAGAACAGTAAAGTTTTGACTATCAGAAAGCCTGGTGTCAATGTGGCTGAGAAGTGGATTATCAACTTACATTAA